The Phycodurus eques isolate BA_2022a chromosome 8, UOR_Pequ_1.1, whole genome shotgun sequence nucleotide sequence ttttttggaatgtgttgcagccataaaattctaagttaatgattatttgctattgTCTTtatagtttattcaattaaatataggttgaacatgatttgcaaatcattgtattctgtttttatttgtgtttaacacaacgccccaacttcattggaattggggttgtatattaagGCAGTAAGCTATCTATCCATATTTGCTTGTATGTATGCACTGTTTATGCACATGTTTCTTGATAGCATTACATTGTTGTCAGGTTTTGTCAGGATTTGCCCCATTTTTGTCAGGTTTTTGTACATTATTGTCAAATTGTTGTACTTTTTAAGTttttaacccaaatttgtaccaAAGTCTGAACACTATCACAAACTTACACTAACGCAGCAGTAAGATCATTTAGACAATTTTGCTCCTCTCCGATTAGCACCACTAGGATGGTtttaaaaagtggaaaaatacttttttaaactctttatttgaaaacaacaatgacaacattAAAAGGTATTCTTctgaaacaaaaagcaaaaacttCAATGTCAAGtaggaatttaaaaacaaaaaagagaaacCGCAACAAACTGTGTGAGCTTATTACAAAGTCAGTTTTCATAATGTCTGGGACCGCCTATTAAAGTATGTAATGTCATACTAAAAACTGTTGATATGGGGTACATGAAAACATTAGAAATAATTTTCCGTGGTAAGAGCAAAAGCCTTccagattgtatttttttttttaaatttaagaaaATTGAAGGATAATTTAAGAAGGTTATGTATCTGTAAAACAGgcaaaagtgaaaatgaatacaTCATCTCGATGTGTTTCTGTTTTGGGagttaaattattcaattattattagtCATGTGTGTATTATACGAGCAAAATGGGTGCAAGTGATCACCGGTGCTTGGGAaaggacgttcatttaaggattgcttgaggtatgttgacgtacggctcgcaagcaggcaacaaaacattatgtagcatACCAAgtcagtgctagcactaacggttgtatgtaaacatgccggcgtaaTGTCGACtcgtgctctaaagtttcagtgtgtgaagtaatgcaattacaataaagtaatttaattacagtaagttatttctgtcatgctgtaatgttgttttgacctgactgattagaatgcgTGACCtaactagagaatacttttgaagatactcagtatacagtacacaagtatatacagtacatgaacaagtcatttaaattgacacactgctccatcttgtgatcgaattggtgatcggttattgctttttttaaattcgctGATCTgtgatcagtgatcggccccaaaaatcttgatcgtgtaaagcctagcgATCAGGTTGGATATGTTGTATGATGTATTTTCTCCCTCTTTTTGTACATTCACACAACTTTTGTTGTGATTTATTGCGAGAACGACCGAAATACACTATCCATTCATTGAGTTCTTCAGCCGGCCTTCGTCTTCATTTGCTGCGTTTTGGTTGTCCCCGATACAAGTGTGCTTGTTGAAGCCGTTCTTAAAGTGAAATTGTTTATGACACACGCTGCACTGGAACGGTTTCTCCCCGGTGTGAGTTCTCATGTGCATCGCGATGTACCACTTCGTTGTGAAACCTTTAGCACAAACGGGACACGAGAAGCGTTCCCTGCTCGAGTGTGACCTCATgtgtcttttcaaaatgtaatttaaactgAATCTTTTGTCGCAAAATGAGCACACgaaaggtttctctccggtgtgtTTCGCCATGTGTCTCTTTAAACGGGCCATCGTCGCGAACGTTTTCCCGCATTCAGAGCAGTCAAACTTTTGCTTGCCGGAGTTCTTGTCGGTGTGTCGCCGATTTTTGTGCGATATGAGCAGCCCTCTGGTCTGGAAACTTTCCATACAAACGGCGCAGGTATAAACTTTCTCTGTTTGTTGGTGTACTTTCATGTGTCTCTTCATATTACCGTTGGAGGAGAATCTTTTACGACAAAACGAGCAGCGTAAAGATTTCTCTCTTCCGGAATCAGAGTCGTCGTCCATCTCTGAAAGCGGAGCGAAGCTGCTGTCCGGGTCCGAGTGCCGTCGCTCATCGTGAGCTTCGTCGGGCATCGTGACGtcagcctcctcctctccccccgCTGGCCATTGGGGTTGCTGTCCATCCTGACTGCTCCacacatcctcctcttcctttttaATGTGGGGGGGCTGCGCTGCTGGCTTGTCGTCCTCTTGGCTCTCCACCAACACCTGCCGCGTGTCTGCACCAGGCATGGACAGCAAAACATCattaaaaaccagcatctgtTTAATTGGGTACCTAATTGGGTACATTCCAGTCAAAGTGAAAttccatgaaaacaaaataacctATTTAAATACACGTCAGTGATGCTTTTACAACTGCGGGACTTTCATTTTGTTAtgtctttaaacacacttgaAATAATACTAACATTTAAACACGCAATATATTGTGAGAGAAAAAGggatacaaatattttacaaacattatttttgatgcaacaataacacaaaaaagtgaaacacgGGGATTGCGAAAACTGAAGcgcaatatagcgggggtttactgtattttcaaaatcaagtgagttagatgcaaaaaaaaaataaatgtaaatgggGGACATCCTGAACTTTGTATATTACATCAAATCCATATTCCCCACTGGAATGAATTGCAATGTTACACCGTTTGTCCCATTTAATAAAGcggactgtggctctccttgcccacataaACTCGCTTGTAACCCAAATTGTACCTTGCAACacggcgcaaaaaaaaaagaaaacaaaaacaacttagCGACAGCTTGTACCCCAAATTGCACAAACAAATTGTTCGATGATGATAAGAGTAGAAACAAGTGAACCAACCTTCCTGCTGTATGCCAACATGAGACTTCAAAACGGCGTCGAGTAGTTGGCCTTGTCGCTCTTTCTCCTCCTTTGTTCGACtgagttcctcctcgtactccaTTATGGTTCTTTCAAAAAGTTGATAAATTTCCTCCACGGCCAAGTTCAGTCGCTGCTTCATTAATTCTCTGAGCATTGTGACTTTACACATTTTGCCACGAGCGACGTGTTTGTTGCTAACTTGAACGTCTCCCTATCGGTTTGccgctagcaagctaagctaacgTGAGCGCCTCACAGCTACTTCGCTTAAGACGAGTTTTAGCTCAACACGTTTACCTTCTACCACACGTCAGGAGTGTGTGATGGtcgaaaaacaaagacaacgaAAGAAAACAAGTGATTTAATCCGAGTCCAGCGCGCGGTGGTTCGCTCAGCAAACAGTTGGCGACTTCcggacttcttcttcttctgtcgcTACTCAAAGGCGGTTGGCAAACAACGCCTAACCTGCATTACCGCCTTCTACTGGTAGAGCTAGACAACTACAGTCGCTAGATAGCCTGACTGActatttaaaacatatatattgtattttatttttaaaaaaaaaagggaattttcCTTGTGGATAAATAAAGTATCTATCTGCCTAACTACTAATACTACCACTAACCACAACTACTATTGCTACCACTTCTACAATTAGTACTACCACTACAACATGCAGTAGCTACTACTAAaaccactactactacaactacaactacaactactactaccacGACTACTACTTCCTGTACAACTTTTACTACTTCTGCCACTAATCCAACCGCTACCACTACATCTGCTACTACGATCACTTCTACCACCATTCATTCCATCTACAACCATTGATTTCTGGTTATTAGTGGATGTGGTCAATACACACAATTCTCGCGGAAAATTGACAAAGAGGAAGGCAGAGGGTTGAAACAAGTATTTTTACGTGCACTCCCTGGGCTGCACATTAAGGATTATCACAGTTTGGTACCTAAATCCGCGGATTGGTTCACAATTGGGTACAGTAAACGGAacgaaatgcaaaacaaactgcttACATTTTGAGTAAACGGGAACAGATTTAatgacattgaaaataaaacagcaacaggtaaaatgttttctttttgggacaCAAACATTAATAACACAAACTGTTATGCTATGGAAAAGCTAATACAATGGGCacataaaatacataataaaacagaatgtaaagaaagaaaCTGGTTTCATGAAGTGTACCTAGGCCAATAGTCACACACAACCCTTTTTGTAAGCTGGTTGTCGTCCcagaaaacagtgaaaaaccgCTCTCGCAATTTGTTGGCGACGCTGCTAAATCGCAGATTTTCAAGAGATCGAAGCGACTGCCATGAGCAAGAAAAGGAAATGCTCCGTTTGCACCTGTTGCTgcgccgtgtgtgtgtttatttaagtagcagttttttaaaaaggtttataattaccggaaaaaacaatgctaatttctgttagcgcATCTATAtagttttgcattatatgttagcattaagcaagcGGACTTGCATTGACGAAATGATGCGGTTTGGTTGAGAATCAACTCAATAAGATGCATTTTAGACTTGAAAAAAGCGGATATTGTACATTGACCTTAATATTTATCACGTTAAGTAGATGTTATGCAGTTAGATTTTCATATTCATTCGTCAAActggcacactttttttttaaattactgctAGCAATCAGACAATttacatgcaaacagcaaatactgtccaccctgtcatggACAAGTTCAAAGGAGCGTAAATATGTTGTAATGTCTTAATCTACATTTTCAGACAGCTTTTTagtcacttttaaaaaaacgaaTTTTAGCTAATGGGAAAAGCATTTGGATAAGGAAACCATATAAATTGATTTGATCCTGTATATATCTCGTCCAACAATACTCACCTGTTTATAAAGGACACACagagtagattttttttgtcatttatgaaaataatttattttcagagAACCTGAAAACAACTCAACCCAACTTTGTTTCTGTAGCACTTTTAACGACGACGGTAGCTCTAACATAGTGCTgcacagaaaaatacaaatgacaattattacaataataatacaatcacaaataactaaaatataatGTTCTAATCAAAGCAGACACAAGCTCCCTTTACATTGGCATTCAGGATAGAggaggttcccccccccccccccacccccctcttgTTGCACATGTCGTGTGAAGCCGTTAGTAGATGAGAGAAAGGAGAGGAGTAAGATTGAAGTCTCCAACGACAAGGTGGACACGTTGTAAAATGTCACAGAATGGCCTCATAAATACGGTAAACCAACTGTAGAAggagaataaaaacaattttaaggggtctgttttttcctcttttttgtcattgaaCTCCTTCAAATGCTTTCCCCTTACCAACATTGCttgaaacacaaaatatttgcaAGGGTTTCACCACATTTGTTATCAATATGTCATCTTATGGGGACATACAAAGTTGAAATGTACCTGAACTTCTCATCAGGCAAACTTCCAATGATCTAACCAGGAGGGCCCTGGCTCGAGCTGATTTTGGGGAAATGCCGCATCAGCAGGGAAGTTGGATGGCGTCTCCGATTGTAGCGAAGCACTGGCCCTGTTTCTGGCTCTGGCTTGACTTTTGGCCTCTCTCCATTTCTTTCTTAATGCCCACTTTTCTATCTCACTGAGCTCATGGACACTCTTCTTCTTTCCAGTTTCTctgtgttttttccatttgttcctTTCTTTCTCGAGGTACCTTCTTCTTCTGTCCGGGTCGGCGTCACGACGTTCCCGATACCTCCTTGCTATCTCCGCTCCTTTTGATGTCATTCCTTGAAAAAGACAATCCAGAATGTCCCCTTACGTACTTTCATAGGCGGTCCCAGGTAAACTGGCTTTACTGAAAGCAATatcgtcaaaaaaataataataaatccataTTGTGTGTAATAGCTTTTGTAATGTGTCCACACTGTCATGAAAGccttgctgacagggtggacatttttggctaacGGTGGACCAAGCAACACGATTCAGATATCAAACTGACTGTGCAGTATTGAACtaatacatttcaaatttcTGAAAGGTTTTTATATCAATTGACAGCGACCACTTTTTTTGGTTTGCCCC carries:
- the LOC133406338 gene encoding zinc finger protein 570-like, which translates into the protein MCKVTMLRELMKQRLNLAVEEIYQLFERTIMEYEEELSRTKEEKERQGQLLDAVLKSHVGIQQEDTRQVLVESQEDDKPAAQPPHIKKEEEDVWSSQDGQQPQWPAGGEEEADVTMPDEAHDERRHSDPDSSFAPLSEMDDDSDSGREKSLRCSFCRKRFSSNGNMKRHMKVHQQTEKVYTCAVCMESFQTRGLLISHKNRRHTDKNSGKQKFDCSECGKTFATMARLKRHMAKHTGEKPFVCSFCDKRFSLNYILKRHMRSHSSRERFSCPVCAKGFTTKWYIAMHMRTHTGEKPFQCSVCHKQFHFKNGFNKHTCIGDNQNAANEDEGRLKNSMNG